Proteins from one uncultured Cohaesibacter sp. genomic window:
- a CDS encoding TadE/TadG family type IV pilus assembly protein, translated as MQALTNRLLYKIRDQLSRFSKDQQGVSAIEFAIILPLMVFLAIGTWELTQAIMVSRKNSNLATSIANLATQDSEITASDWTTFGDIAEKILYPYDNLAHRIGMIAVKVDKNSNLDVICRYGSAPVDASTLPAGMRVADRFYIMTAAEVDYLSFSDTFSAYGVTTGIGDMTFRDTAIFSPRNTEEISCK; from the coding sequence ATGCAGGCATTGACAAACAGACTTCTTTACAAGATTAGGGATCAGCTCAGCCGCTTTTCCAAAGATCAACAGGGTGTGTCCGCAATTGAGTTTGCCATCATCCTGCCGTTGATGGTTTTTCTGGCCATCGGCACTTGGGAGCTGACCCAGGCCATCATGGTCAGTCGGAAGAATTCCAATCTTGCCACTTCGATTGCCAACCTGGCGACACAGGACTCCGAGATTACCGCGTCTGACTGGACCACGTTTGGCGATATCGCAGAGAAGATCCTGTATCCCTATGACAATCTCGCCCATAGAATCGGCATGATTGCAGTCAAAGTGGACAAAAACAGCAATCTGGATGTCATCTGTCGCTATGGCTCGGCACCGGTTGATGCCTCAACGCTGCCTGCGGGTATGCGCGTGGCCGATCGCTTTTATATCATGACGGCAGCCGAAGTGGATTATCTCTCCTTTTCCGACACATTCTCGGCCTATGGTGTTACCACAGGCATCGGAGATATGACCTTCAGGGATACAGCCATATTCTCTCCCAGAAATACTGAAGAGATATCCTGCAAATAG
- a CDS encoding TadE/TadG family type IV pilus assembly protein: MRLFLRNGLFAKRSIGLGDKRSFRHAFIPDEEGATTIEFVLLAAPFFAFLYSLLAIGYIYLNATILEDAAQQAGRKIRTGEVAALDLSKNDFKKMVCSGVLVPEATCLSELVVDVTSDPDLSQLDTDAPTNNGQLDSSQETYDPGDANDYVIVKTYLPLGSMSDLFALLNSGTAPEFILSSVEVFRNEPFE, encoded by the coding sequence ATGAGACTGTTCTTGAGAAACGGCCTTTTTGCCAAACGATCGATCGGGCTTGGAGACAAACGGTCCTTCAGGCATGCCTTTATCCCCGACGAGGAAGGCGCCACCACGATTGAATTTGTCTTGCTGGCGGCACCGTTTTTTGCGTTTCTCTATTCGCTGCTGGCAATCGGCTATATCTATCTTAACGCAACCATTCTTGAAGATGCCGCACAGCAGGCCGGCCGGAAAATCCGGACAGGCGAAGTCGCAGCCTTGGACCTCTCAAAGAATGACTTCAAGAAAATGGTTTGCAGTGGGGTTCTTGTTCCGGAAGCCACGTGCCTGAGTGAACTGGTCGTTGATGTGACCAGCGATCCGGACCTCTCCCAGCTTGATACGGATGCCCCCACCAATAACGGGCAGCTGGACAGCTCGCAGGAAACGTATGATCCGGGCGATGCCAATGACTATGTCATTGTGAAAACCTATTTGCCTTTGGGGTCCATGAGCGATTTGTTTGCGCTTTTGAATAGCGGAACTGCACCAGAATTCATTTTGTCTTCTGTCGAAGTCTTTCGTAACGAGCCATTCGAATAA
- a CDS encoding pilus assembly protein N-terminal domain-containing protein, whose translation MKFAQASFAILAIVFLSMGQTALADQSYPMIDVKVDRAKVMRVSRAASMVIIGNPAIADATIKDSQTLIITGKQYGTTNLIVLDAEGEPIADEILSVSSAMDSNVVVYKGTDRYTLHCSPNCEPVYRVGDQKDKLAELNTSIQSRGQLSEGGETGPSLE comes from the coding sequence ATGAAATTCGCCCAAGCGTCCTTCGCTATTTTAGCAATCGTTTTTTTGTCAATGGGTCAAACCGCACTGGCGGACCAGTCCTATCCCATGATCGACGTAAAAGTAGACCGGGCCAAAGTCATGCGCGTATCCCGCGCCGCTTCCATGGTGATTATCGGAAATCCTGCTATCGCAGACGCCACCATCAAGGATAGCCAGACCTTGATCATTACCGGCAAGCAATATGGTACAACAAACCTTATTGTTCTGGACGCTGAGGGTGAGCCGATTGCCGATGAAATTCTGAGCGTGTCCTCCGCAATGGATAGCAATGTCGTGGTCTACAAGGGCACAGATCGCTACACCCTGCATTGCTCACCCAATTGCGAGCCGGTTTATCGGGTTGGCGACCAGAAAGACAAGCTGGCAGAGCTCAATACATCCATTCAGTCCCGAGGCCAGCTTTCCGAAGGTGGCGAAACCGGCCCAAGTCTTGAGTAG
- a CDS encoding Flp family type IVb pilin — MNKFTHFLKDESGATAIEYALLAGLIGVGIMAAASTLAGGVSTLMTNVGNKLSGITLP, encoded by the coding sequence ATGAACAAGTTTACTCACTTTCTGAAAGACGAATCTGGCGCAACCGCTATTGAATATGCCCTTCTTGCTGGCCTCATCGGCGTAGGCATCATGGCTGCTGCCTCTACTCTTGCTGGCGGCGTATCCACGCTGATGACCAACGTTGGCAACAAGCTTTCCGGTATTACCCTGCCTTAA
- a CDS encoding prepilin peptidase, with protein MMDFVFGWGLVLFVPMVFAYAASSDLFSMRISNRLALVFLAAFPVFAYGTGMGWQDAFAHLGVGAITFVAVYLLWMFKCIGGGDAKFAAVAAIWMGPELTIMFFALTSIYGSIMAFAFILMRSRFLPAFMVKMDWAMRLHTVKRIPYGLALGAAGLQLYSISDWMDAGIRLAIS; from the coding sequence ATGATGGATTTTGTTTTTGGCTGGGGTCTTGTTCTGTTTGTGCCAATGGTATTTGCCTATGCAGCCAGCTCTGATCTCTTCAGCATGCGTATTTCCAATCGTCTTGCTCTTGTTTTTCTAGCCGCTTTTCCCGTTTTTGCCTATGGTACGGGCATGGGCTGGCAGGATGCCTTCGCGCATCTGGGCGTTGGCGCTATTACGTTCGTCGCCGTCTATTTGCTATGGATGTTCAAATGCATCGGTGGTGGCGACGCCAAATTTGCAGCTGTCGCCGCGATCTGGATGGGACCGGAACTGACGATCATGTTCTTCGCGCTCACATCCATTTACGGGTCCATCATGGCTTTCGCCTTCATTCTCATGCGCTCGCGTTTTCTGCCCGCCTTCATGGTCAAGATGGATTGGGCTATGCGTCTGCATACGGTCAAGCGTATTCCCTACGGTTTGGCTCTCGGCGCCGCCGGGCTTCAGCTCTATTCAATCTCTGATTGGATGGATGCCGGTATTCGCCTTGCGATTTCTTGA
- the cpaB gene encoding Flp pilus assembly protein CpaB, with translation MRVARIAVIVVALVAGLFALVLARSLGTQKQEVQVEPAAPVEQIELAEVLTAAQNVSLGTNFTANLFAWSKWPRANLGPGYIVRDERPEADSELVGAVARGSFLQGEPITEGKLAIGGKGMMSSVLLKGYRAVATPISAATSAGGFILPKDKVDVILTEQGKNGASSETILNNIRVLAIDQTTEEKDGVKVVVGETATLELLPSQVENLSAAQADGTISLVLRSLEDAEDDTEVSQANNGTVIMVRSGMMSKRTVKQ, from the coding sequence ATGAGAGTAGCGCGTATTGCCGTCATTGTTGTCGCTTTGGTCGCCGGATTGTTTGCTTTGGTGTTGGCCAGATCACTTGGCACCCAGAAGCAGGAAGTCCAGGTGGAACCGGCTGCGCCAGTCGAGCAGATCGAGTTGGCTGAAGTGCTGACCGCTGCGCAGAATGTTTCGCTAGGCACAAATTTCACGGCCAATCTCTTTGCATGGAGTAAATGGCCAAGAGCCAATCTCGGCCCCGGCTATATCGTACGTGACGAACGCCCAGAAGCCGATAGCGAGCTGGTTGGTGCTGTCGCGCGCGGTTCTTTCCTGCAGGGCGAGCCCATTACCGAAGGAAAGCTGGCCATCGGAGGCAAGGGTATGATGTCTTCGGTTCTGCTCAAGGGCTATCGGGCCGTCGCAACGCCTATTTCGGCGGCAACGAGTGCAGGCGGCTTCATTCTTCCCAAAGACAAGGTTGATGTCATTCTTACCGAGCAAGGCAAAAATGGCGCCAGCTCTGAAACCATCCTCAATAATATCCGGGTTCTGGCAATCGACCAGACAACTGAAGAGAAGGACGGGGTGAAGGTGGTTGTCGGGGAAACCGCAACATTGGAGCTGTTGCCTTCTCAGGTTGAAAACCTCTCGGCGGCTCAGGCCGACGGAACCATATCGCTTGTCTTGCGCTCTCTGGAAGATGCTGAAGACGATACCGAGGTCTCTCAGGCCAACAATGGCACCGTAATCATGGTGCGCTCCGGTATGATGAGCAAGAGGACAGTAAAGCAATGA
- a CDS encoding type II and III secretion system protein family protein, which produces MIRFSLGMKMVTHRRLSGRALPVMMLVCLMTLLSLAPTSGAFAGSEMRLNAASANGRNIDVGLNKSVVIETPRDVRDVLVSSPSVADAVVRTPRRVYIIGMAIGQANVILFDGNGNQIASFDVNVARDNASLAALLRRMIPSSNIRVDGVGEGVALSGSVERPADAEKAMDLAATYVGDREKVSNYISVEAREQVQIRVTVAEVERSVIKQLGISMGGALSRGIFTSSGQISNPFSVALQNMSESALGMSLGGTDNYLTTVVQAMERNGLIRTLAEPNLTAISGEKADFLAGGEFPIPVGLDDGKIMVEFKQYGVALSFRPIVLSENRISLQIKSEVSEISSDQTVTVGSTNAQLSIPGLRTRRSSTTLELPSGGTMAMAGLLRDDIRKNIDGFPYLKDLPVLGALFRSRDYKRNQTELVFFVTPYIVQPVAKSKVALPTKNVEPSSDMNDIFLGALTRRYDMVGGNGRRGVKYNGRFGYSYE; this is translated from the coding sequence ATGATCAGATTTTCGCTTGGTATGAAAATGGTCACACACCGCAGACTGTCTGGCAGGGCCCTGCCGGTCATGATGCTTGTATGCCTGATGACCCTGCTTTCTCTGGCTCCGACGTCCGGAGCTTTTGCCGGATCTGAGATGCGCCTCAACGCCGCCAGTGCCAATGGGCGCAACATCGATGTCGGGCTAAACAAGTCTGTGGTGATCGAAACCCCGCGTGATGTGCGCGATGTGCTGGTTTCCAGTCCGTCTGTTGCCGATGCGGTGGTGCGCACGCCGCGCCGGGTCTACATCATCGGTATGGCGATAGGGCAGGCCAATGTGATCCTGTTTGATGGCAACGGCAATCAGATCGCCAGCTTCGATGTTAATGTTGCACGAGATAACGCCTCTCTTGCCGCTCTGTTGCGCCGGATGATCCCCTCGTCCAACATCCGTGTGGATGGCGTCGGCGAAGGTGTGGCGCTCTCCGGCTCGGTTGAGCGACCAGCTGACGCGGAAAAAGCCATGGATCTGGCTGCTACCTATGTTGGCGACCGCGAGAAGGTCAGCAACTATATTTCCGTGGAAGCCCGCGAGCAGGTTCAGATTCGCGTCACCGTGGCTGAGGTGGAGCGCAGCGTTATCAAGCAGCTCGGCATCAGCATGGGAGGCGCTCTTTCACGTGGTATCTTCACCAGTTCCGGACAGATCTCCAACCCCTTCTCGGTTGCCTTGCAGAATATGTCTGAAAGTGCTTTGGGCATGAGCCTGGGAGGCACAGACAACTATTTGACCACGGTCGTTCAGGCCATGGAGCGCAACGGATTGATCCGCACCTTGGCCGAGCCCAACCTGACGGCCATTTCCGGCGAGAAAGCCGATTTTCTGGCTGGTGGCGAATTCCCCATTCCGGTCGGTCTGGACGACGGCAAGATCATGGTCGAGTTCAAGCAGTATGGTGTGGCGCTATCCTTCCGCCCGATTGTTCTGTCTGAAAATCGCATCAGCTTGCAGATCAAGTCCGAAGTTTCGGAAATCTCGTCAGATCAAACTGTGACCGTCGGCAGCACCAATGCCCAGCTTTCCATTCCGGGTTTGAGAACCCGGCGCTCGTCCACGACGCTGGAATTGCCCTCTGGGGGCACCATGGCGATGGCTGGTTTGTTGCGTGATGACATACGCAAGAATATCGACGGCTTCCCTTATCTCAAGGATTTGCCAGTGCTGGGCGCTTTGTTCCGGTCTCGCGACTATAAGCGCAATCAGACCGAACTGGTGTTCTTCGTTACTCCTTATATTGTCCAGCCGGTGGCCAAGTCGAAGGTGGCTCTGCCCACAAAAAACGTCGAGCCATCATCCGATATGAATGACATTTTCCTTGGTGCTCTGACCCGTCGGTACGACATGGTCGGCGGGAATGGACGCCGGGGTGTGAAATATAATGGCCGCTTTGGCTACAGTTATGAGTGA